The following are encoded in a window of Bdellovibrio svalbardensis genomic DNA:
- a CDS encoding exodeoxyribonuclease III encodes MKIISWNVNGIRACHKKGLVDFVNKENPDIFCVQETKAHIDQVETEARQLHRNYAYWSSGVRKGYSGVATFVNEEPKNVAHGMGIDAYDREGRIVITDHGQFDLYNIYFPNGGSGDERHNFKQQFLKDLNQHLKEKLKAGREIVVVGDYNVAHQAMDVYDPIRLSKVSGFFPEERAWFSSFLELGFIDTFRYFHPNAANRYSWWSYRELARENNRGWRIDYISVSKGLEKYLTSADILDQVEGSDHCPVVAELSFP; translated from the coding sequence GTGAAAATCATCTCTTGGAACGTGAACGGAATTAGGGCTTGTCATAAGAAAGGCCTGGTCGATTTTGTGAACAAAGAAAATCCAGATATCTTCTGTGTGCAAGAAACAAAAGCTCATATTGATCAGGTGGAAACTGAAGCTCGCCAGTTGCATCGCAATTATGCTTATTGGTCATCAGGCGTGCGCAAAGGATACTCCGGTGTTGCGACTTTCGTAAATGAAGAGCCAAAGAATGTGGCGCACGGCATGGGCATTGATGCTTATGATCGTGAGGGAAGAATCGTAATTACGGATCATGGTCAGTTTGATCTTTATAATATTTATTTTCCGAACGGTGGGTCGGGAGATGAAAGACACAATTTCAAACAGCAATTCCTGAAAGATTTGAATCAGCATCTAAAAGAAAAATTAAAAGCGGGCCGGGAAATTGTCGTTGTCGGAGATTACAACGTTGCTCACCAGGCAATGGATGTTTACGATCCGATTCGCCTTTCAAAAGTCAGTGGTTTCTTTCCAGAAGAACGCGCGTGGTTTTCGTCATTTTTAGAGTTGGGTTTTATCGACACCTTCCGTTATTTTCATCCTAACGCGGCCAATCGCTACTCTTGGTGGTCTTATCGTGAACTGGCCCGCGAAAATAATCGCGGATGGAGAATTGACTACATTAGCGTTTCGAAAGGTCTTGAGAAATATCTTACTTCCGCGGATATTTTGGACCAAGTTGAAGGTTCGGATCACTGCCCGGTGGTTGCGGAACTGAGTTTTCCGTAA
- a CDS encoding FxsA family protein, with protein sequence MIIPFPFIIAEVVIFFLGVNQWGFFNTLGLYLLPCILGFIIVSTVGRMAIMTLQSTVTQGQLPANKILHSGAIFLSGIFFLIPSFFTRIIGVILLLPGLRHLAVWRFKLFMAKQIKKGAASFNFGGNGFGFGGMGGMGGMGRGGPQGFRYYEFRNDGTGFQDVSEVREEREIQAEVVDVTPLEITHEEKKPKED encoded by the coding sequence ATGATCATTCCATTTCCCTTTATCATCGCTGAGGTTGTGATTTTCTTTCTTGGCGTGAATCAGTGGGGCTTCTTTAATACTTTGGGGCTTTATCTTTTGCCCTGCATTTTGGGCTTCATCATTGTCAGCACAGTCGGTCGCATGGCGATCATGACGTTGCAAAGCACGGTGACCCAAGGGCAGCTTCCGGCTAATAAGATTTTGCACTCAGGTGCGATCTTTTTGTCCGGTATCTTCTTTTTAATTCCGTCTTTCTTCACTCGCATCATCGGTGTGATTCTGCTTTTGCCGGGTCTTCGCCATTTGGCGGTGTGGAGATTTAAACTCTTTATGGCCAAGCAAATTAAAAAAGGTGCTGCCAGTTTCAACTTCGGTGGCAACGGCTTTGGCTTTGGTGGTATGGGAGGAATGGGCGGCATGGGGCGCGGCGGGCCTCAGGGCTTCCGCTATTATGAATTCCGCAACGACGGTACGGGCTTTCAAGATGTCAGTGAGGTCCGAGAAGAGCGTGAAATTCAAGCTGAGGTTGTCGATGTAACGCCACTTGAGATCACTCATGAAGAGAAGAAGCCGAAAGAAGACTAA
- a CDS encoding penicillin-binding transpeptidase domain-containing protein: MRSKTKSKLLKLFVFSSASAIALYSLLGFTASEGQSTTPTAEQVAKKATSQIEERAHIAKLFANQVRANDLPAKMKLNWDGKEQDVAVKYTIDTDLQKEADRLLKSYKPDYGAIFVMDATTGEVLTMSSFQRDDAHAPNINLQATFPAASIFKVVTATAAVDKAGVNPSHKIHYNGGAHTLYKKNVLSERVTRWTNVITLKDAFARSINTAFGRLSIENLHPEDLNEYSNRFMFNQEIPADFPVEMGVAYIPPGKGFEMAEAASGYTKSNRMSPVQGAMIAASVANDGQVVVPYVVSNVQDDSGKTLYQGSTLSHGTTMSKESAAKLRELMGQTVLAGTSRRSFRPIMKDRKFREIEMGGKTGHLTGDNPRGRVDWFVGYALDEDRKIAVAAITVNKKFWTVKSAHLGQSMFRKYFSPIVAQQKAASRKVSSR, from the coding sequence ATGCGATCCAAAACAAAATCTAAGCTCCTAAAACTATTCGTATTTTCTAGCGCTTCGGCGATCGCCCTCTATTCCCTTTTGGGATTTACAGCCTCAGAGGGCCAATCAACCACGCCAACCGCAGAACAAGTTGCCAAAAAGGCCACCAGTCAAATTGAGGAGCGTGCTCATATTGCGAAGCTCTTCGCCAATCAGGTTCGCGCCAATGATTTGCCTGCGAAAATGAAGCTGAATTGGGACGGCAAAGAGCAAGACGTTGCAGTCAAATACACGATCGACACAGATCTGCAAAAAGAGGCGGATCGCCTGCTGAAGTCTTACAAACCGGACTACGGCGCGATTTTCGTGATGGACGCCACGACAGGAGAAGTTCTGACAATGTCGAGCTTCCAACGTGACGACGCTCACGCGCCGAACATCAACTTGCAGGCGACCTTTCCAGCTGCTTCCATCTTCAAAGTTGTAACGGCAACGGCGGCTGTGGACAAAGCCGGGGTTAACCCTTCACACAAAATCCACTACAACGGTGGCGCGCATACACTTTATAAGAAAAACGTTCTTTCAGAACGCGTCACTCGTTGGACGAATGTCATCACTTTGAAGGATGCCTTTGCTCGCTCCATCAACACGGCGTTTGGTCGTTTGAGCATTGAAAATCTTCACCCAGAAGATTTGAACGAATACTCCAACCGCTTCATGTTCAACCAAGAGATCCCAGCAGACTTCCCAGTTGAGATGGGCGTGGCTTACATTCCTCCGGGCAAAGGCTTTGAAATGGCCGAGGCAGCCTCTGGCTACACGAAGTCCAACCGCATGAGCCCTGTGCAGGGCGCGATGATCGCAGCCTCTGTTGCGAACGATGGCCAGGTGGTTGTTCCTTATGTTGTTAGCAACGTTCAAGACGACTCTGGCAAAACCCTTTATCAAGGCAGCACACTTTCTCATGGCACAACGATGAGCAAAGAATCCGCAGCTAAACTTCGTGAATTAATGGGCCAGACAGTTCTTGCCGGAACCTCTCGTCGTTCTTTCCGTCCAATCATGAAAGATCGTAAATTCCGCGAAATCGAAATGGGCGGAAAAACAGGCCACTTAACCGGCGACAACCCTCGCGGCCGCGTCGACTGGTTCGTGGGCTACGCTCTTGATGAAGACCGCAAAATTGCAGTCGCAGCCATCACAGTGAACAAAAAATTCTGGACAGTAAAATCAGCTCACTTGGGCCAAAGCATGTTCAGAAAATACTTCTCTCCCATCGTAGCCCAACAAAAAGCCGCCTCCAGAAAAGTGTCATCTCGCTAA
- a CDS encoding TetR/AcrR family transcriptional regulator encodes MKTKERILLTSAELFNRSGVVSITTNHIAKAMEISPGNLYFHYDNKEEILEELFKRMTKDTYDVWRPRRTKKLTPQEFINENFELYWRYRFFHREMYALRRKDQQLAKMWRAHIQKMMKLMVILYRQWVKDGKMAKIDDVSEMQYIAESLLAMATTFLQFFESAEKQPGKRTIERGKHHVARLLLPYTAGETKNEFEKFLRK; translated from the coding sequence ATGAAGACCAAAGAACGCATTCTCCTAACTTCCGCAGAACTCTTCAACCGCAGTGGTGTGGTATCTATCACCACCAATCACATCGCAAAAGCGATGGAGATCAGTCCAGGAAATTTGTATTTCCACTATGACAACAAGGAAGAAATCCTGGAAGAGCTCTTCAAGAGAATGACGAAAGACACCTACGATGTTTGGCGTCCACGTCGTACCAAGAAGCTGACTCCTCAAGAATTCATTAACGAGAATTTCGAACTTTACTGGCGCTATCGTTTCTTCCATCGCGAAATGTATGCTCTTCGCCGCAAAGACCAGCAGTTGGCAAAAATGTGGAGAGCCCATATCCAGAAAATGATGAAGTTGATGGTCATCCTTTATCGCCAATGGGTGAAAGACGGCAAAATGGCCAAAATCGACGACGTCAGCGAAATGCAATACATCGCTGAGTCTTTATTGGCGATGGCGACGACCTTCCTTCAGTTCTTTGAGTCTGCAGAAAAGCAGCCCGGCAAGCGCACCATCGAACGCGGAAAACACCATGTGGCGCGCCTCTTGTTGCCTTACACTGCTGGCGAAACAAAGAACGAGTTTGAAAAATTTCTTAGGAAGTAG
- a CDS encoding TraR/DksA family transcriptional regulator: MAISEKLVTECRQRLLQAKQDILNRVKEGRLSLDQNEEKGGDEGDQTIRVLAEQEFLSMHERLRGQLMEIESALARIENGSFGYCEETEEEIEPERLRALPWTRLSIEGAEIRESMNKRYARG, encoded by the coding sequence ATGGCTATCTCTGAAAAGCTTGTCACTGAATGTAGACAAAGACTTTTGCAAGCGAAGCAAGACATCCTTAATAGAGTTAAGGAAGGTCGTCTAAGCTTGGACCAGAATGAGGAAAAGGGCGGCGACGAAGGCGATCAAACGATCCGCGTTCTAGCTGAGCAAGAGTTCCTTAGCATGCACGAAAGACTTCGTGGTCAGCTAATGGAAATCGAGAGCGCTTTGGCTCGCATCGAAAATGGTTCATTCGGATACTGTGAAGAGACAGAGGAAGAAATTGAACCGGAAAGACTTCGTGCGCTTCCATGGACACGCTTGAGCATTGAGGGTGCGGAAATCCGCGAATCAATGAATAAGCGCTACGCTCGCGGCTAA
- the lexA gene encoding transcriptional repressor LexA, producing MTKKSPLPKQASPTAPLTPKEKGVLEYIEAQLLSSGVSPSYQEIKDHFGLASFNSVQNYLKQLTNKGYISNPLNQKRAIQVLHSASAVQEHLQAKVSTTTGSPRTKLLQARDEILSLPLLGKVAAGQPIEALKYDEFVDVPPSMVRNPSKSFALKVQGESMIEDGIFDEDIILIQEQKSATNGDIIVATVDNEATVKRFYLRAQPDSDDKSKKVELRPSNSTMKSMWFSPEEVEIRGIVVGLIRKF from the coding sequence ATGACAAAGAAATCGCCCCTCCCAAAGCAAGCGTCCCCGACAGCGCCCCTGACTCCTAAAGAGAAGGGAGTCCTCGAATACATCGAGGCTCAACTCTTAAGTTCAGGAGTTTCTCCGTCATATCAAGAAATTAAGGATCACTTCGGATTGGCTTCGTTCAACTCGGTTCAGAATTATCTGAAACAGTTAACGAACAAGGGATACATTTCAAATCCCCTCAATCAGAAGAGAGCCATACAGGTGCTCCACTCTGCGTCGGCAGTGCAGGAACATCTCCAAGCAAAAGTCTCGACGACGACAGGATCTCCTCGCACTAAGCTCCTCCAGGCTCGTGATGAGATCCTGTCCCTTCCCTTACTTGGTAAGGTTGCAGCGGGACAACCTATTGAAGCACTTAAATATGACGAGTTTGTCGACGTTCCACCTTCTATGGTTAGAAACCCTTCGAAATCTTTCGCTCTGAAAGTTCAAGGGGAATCAATGATCGAAGACGGAATCTTTGATGAAGACATTATCCTGATTCAGGAACAAAAATCTGCGACGAACGGAGACATTATCGTCGCGACTGTCGACAACGAAGCAACGGTCAAACGTTTCTACCTCCGCGCCCAACCGGATTCAGACGACAAGTCGAAAAAAGTAGAACTTCGCCCATCCAATTCCACGATGAAATCCATGTGGTTCTCACCTGAAGAGGTTGAGATCCGCGGGATCGTGGTTGGTCTTATCCGCAAATTTTAA
- a CDS encoding M14 family zinc carboxypeptidase codes for MTTFRHLITGLFFVCATATAQAEFANLSEACLNDLKKFPGATDDKLLKQACEKAIVDAQCVSAEGRPIYHYEKLATEPDAKRVLVFSLIHGDETPAGTVGRYWMERLEAIAPRNSWRVIPVLNPDGVKYKTRTNANKIDVNRNFPTKDWDSAAISNWKRTTGANLRRFPGKEAGSEPETKCALHHIEEFKPDFIVSVHTPLKVLDFDGPRVAPPPKFDYLPWKSLGNYPGSLGRYMWMERNTPVLTMELKENLPPNFGPFEKLQDIIGTLVKLEAKKTTAATKSNFLPLALDHR; via the coding sequence ATGACGACATTTCGCCACTTAATTACTGGATTGTTTTTTGTCTGTGCTACCGCGACAGCGCAGGCAGAGTTTGCCAATCTTTCTGAAGCTTGTCTGAATGATCTAAAAAAGTTTCCGGGCGCGACGGATGACAAACTTTTGAAACAAGCTTGTGAGAAGGCCATTGTCGACGCTCAATGTGTGAGCGCGGAAGGCCGTCCTATTTACCACTATGAAAAACTAGCGACTGAGCCCGATGCCAAAAGAGTTCTGGTGTTCAGTCTTATTCATGGTGACGAAACGCCTGCAGGAACTGTGGGACGCTATTGGATGGAAAGACTGGAAGCAATCGCACCAAGAAATTCTTGGCGTGTGATCCCGGTTTTGAATCCTGACGGTGTGAAATATAAAACGCGCACCAATGCGAACAAAATTGATGTGAATAGAAACTTCCCAACAAAAGATTGGGATTCAGCAGCGATCTCTAACTGGAAAAGAACGACAGGAGCAAATCTTCGTCGCTTCCCAGGTAAAGAAGCGGGCAGCGAGCCTGAGACAAAATGTGCTCTTCATCATATTGAAGAATTCAAACCTGACTTCATCGTTTCAGTTCATACACCACTGAAAGTTTTGGATTTCGATGGTCCGCGTGTCGCGCCTCCTCCGAAGTTTGACTATCTGCCATGGAAGAGCTTGGGAAATTATCCCGGGAGTTTGGGTCGTTACATGTGGATGGAAAGAAACACCCCAGTGTTGACGATGGAATTGAAGGAAAACTTACCGCCGAATTTTGGTCCTTTTGAAAAGTTGCAGGACATCATCGGTACTCTGGTGAAGCTTGAAGCGAAGAAGACGACGGCTGCGACAAAGTCGAACTTCCTGCCGCTTGCTTTGGATCACAGATAG
- a CDS encoding aldo/keto reductase produces MSNPNMPYRNLGRCGLKLSQFSLGGWTTFGGSVKDFTSVRSILHVAFEAGINFFDIADVYAKGESERIMGAALKDFPRNELVISSKVFWPMSEDINDKGLSRKHVIESVNRSLQRIGTEYLDIYFCHRYDPETPVEETIRIMDDLIHHGKILYWGTSEWTADQIQEAMDICEKRGYYKPQVEQPQYNLLTREKFEKDVQPKATHHGMGLVTWSPLASGLLTGKYDNGVSEGRLSKIDWLKETLYTEQNVQRVRAMKNIADQLECSRGQLALAWLAAQPGMTSVILGATSIEQLQENLGALKITITPEVDKDLKKIFTY; encoded by the coding sequence ATGTCTAATCCAAATATGCCTTATCGCAACCTCGGCCGTTGCGGGCTTAAACTCAGTCAATTCTCTCTAGGTGGCTGGACTACTTTTGGTGGTTCAGTGAAGGATTTCACCTCCGTTAGAAGTATTTTGCATGTCGCCTTCGAAGCGGGAATCAACTTCTTCGACATCGCCGACGTTTATGCCAAAGGAGAATCCGAACGCATCATGGGTGCGGCGCTTAAAGATTTTCCACGCAATGAACTAGTCATCTCTTCAAAAGTTTTTTGGCCGATGAGTGAAGACATCAATGACAAGGGCCTGTCACGTAAACATGTGATCGAATCAGTGAATAGAAGTTTACAACGTATTGGTACCGAGTATTTGGATATCTATTTCTGCCATCGCTACGACCCGGAAACTCCGGTGGAAGAGACAATTCGTATCATGGATGACCTTATTCATCACGGTAAAATTCTATACTGGGGAACCAGCGAATGGACCGCCGATCAAATTCAAGAGGCTATGGATATCTGCGAAAAGCGTGGCTACTACAAACCTCAAGTCGAGCAGCCTCAATACAATTTACTCACGCGCGAAAAGTTTGAAAAAGACGTCCAACCGAAAGCCACTCATCACGGCATGGGACTCGTGACCTGGTCGCCTCTGGCCTCAGGCCTGCTTACCGGCAAGTATGATAATGGCGTGAGTGAGGGACGACTTTCAAAAATTGATTGGCTCAAAGAAACTCTTTATACAGAACAAAATGTGCAGCGTGTGCGTGCCATGAAAAATATTGCCGACCAACTGGAGTGCAGTCGTGGGCAATTGGCTTTAGCCTGGTTGGCAGCTCAGCCGGGAATGACCAGTGTTATTTTAGGAGCGACCAGCATTGAACAGCTTCAGGAAAATTTGGGGGCTTTAAAGATCACCATCACACCTGAAGTCGACAAGGATCTTAAAAAGATTTTCACCTATTAA
- the ung gene encoding uracil-DNA glycosylase translates to MCQGETKLESELKLHSSWKSKLQSEFEKSSMKKLTTFLADEYKKGKVIYPQEDDLFAALNLTPLDKVKVVIVGQDPYHGPGQAHGLCFSVQDGVRFPPSLRNIFKELQEDVGVAIPKSGSLKKWAEHGVLLLNAVLTVEDGKANAHQGKGWEEFTDKVIHLVNEERENVVFILWGSYAQKKAAFVDRKKHFVIESVHPSPLSAHRGFFGTKPFSRANAYLKSKGLPEVDWSL, encoded by the coding sequence ATGTGTCAGGGTGAGACTAAATTGGAATCTGAACTAAAATTACATTCATCATGGAAATCCAAGCTTCAATCTGAGTTCGAGAAGAGCTCAATGAAGAAGCTCACTACTTTTTTGGCTGACGAGTACAAGAAAGGAAAAGTCATCTATCCACAAGAGGATGATCTTTTTGCCGCATTGAATTTGACCCCTTTGGATAAAGTGAAGGTCGTCATTGTGGGGCAAGATCCTTATCATGGTCCAGGGCAGGCGCATGGACTTTGTTTCTCGGTCCAAGATGGCGTGCGTTTTCCTCCCTCTTTGCGCAATATTTTTAAGGAGCTTCAAGAGGATGTGGGTGTTGCGATACCCAAGAGTGGCTCTTTAAAAAAATGGGCAGAGCATGGTGTGCTTCTGCTCAATGCGGTTTTAACTGTTGAAGATGGCAAGGCCAATGCTCATCAGGGCAAAGGTTGGGAAGAGTTCACAGATAAGGTGATTCACCTGGTGAATGAAGAACGTGAAAACGTGGTGTTTATCCTTTGGGGTTCTTATGCCCAGAAGAAAGCCGCCTTTGTGGATCGAAAAAAGCACTTTGTGATCGAATCGGTGCATCCCTCGCCATTGTCCGCGCATCGCGGCTTCTTTGGGACCAAGCCCTTCTCCCGGGCCAATGCGTATCTGAAATCCAAAGGTCTTCCTGAGGTTGACTGGTCGCTTTAG
- a CDS encoding sll1863 family stress response protein, which translates to MKAILIALVTLSFSFSSLATTKEEVQQKTAEAASAAADYSKEQKEQFQKDMESKLDDLKSEIADLKKQASEKTGEAKKEMNEQIAKLEKKQTEMKKDLSKLGKSSGKAWAELKVGMSKAWGSLSESYAKAKTKFQEEK; encoded by the coding sequence ATGAAAGCTATTTTGATCGCGCTCGTGACCCTGTCTTTTTCTTTCTCATCCCTCGCTACCACAAAAGAAGAAGTTCAACAGAAAACCGCTGAAGCGGCTTCTGCGGCTGCTGACTACAGCAAAGAACAAAAAGAGCAGTTCCAAAAAGATATGGAATCCAAACTTGACGATTTAAAATCTGAGATCGCTGATCTAAAGAAACAAGCGTCCGAAAAAACCGGCGAAGCAAAAAAAGAAATGAATGAGCAGATCGCCAAGCTTGAGAAAAAACAAACTGAAATGAAAAAAGATCTTTCTAAGCTTGGAAAAAGTTCTGGAAAAGCCTGGGCTGAATTGAAAGTCGGCATGAGTAAAGCATGGGGTTCTTTGTCTGAATCCTACGCAAAAGCTAAAACCAAATTCCAAGAAGAAAAATAA
- a CDS encoding 3-dehydroquinate synthase family protein → MKPSAVLFTQNFPAPKKLGEELLLIYDEVLPKKSEEFKKWMKQIPLRYAVQAGEGLKSIDLFPDHISKITTLCEKASVSKLTIVVVGGGSVGDFGGFVASILKRGVRLIHLPSTWLAAIDSAHGGKTALNVGGAKNQIGTFYPATEVVLVKSLLLSQPPSRTFEGFGELLKIALIEGGILWAQLSREYEVNAEVLWKYLEAGIKAKYKVVKKDPEEKKGLRHVLNLGHTVGHVLESYYELPHGISINYGLEFALRWSVEKKIMAREDFDRLQRQPVMAYLLSASADQLWDVKANVLKEFRRLLLNDKKKTKSETLRFVFIKKAGQTVIKEVPVDDILVEICRQREEELNG, encoded by the coding sequence ATGAAACCAAGCGCAGTTCTTTTTACTCAGAACTTTCCGGCACCTAAGAAACTTGGTGAAGAACTTCTTCTGATTTATGATGAGGTTCTTCCTAAGAAGTCGGAAGAGTTCAAAAAATGGATGAAACAGATCCCTTTGCGTTACGCTGTTCAGGCGGGCGAGGGGCTGAAGAGTATTGACCTCTTTCCGGATCATATTTCTAAAATCACCACACTTTGTGAAAAGGCCTCTGTGAGCAAGCTGACTATCGTCGTCGTCGGTGGTGGCAGCGTCGGGGACTTTGGTGGATTTGTTGCGAGCATTCTAAAGCGCGGTGTGCGCTTGATTCATTTGCCCAGCACCTGGCTGGCCGCGATTGATTCTGCTCACGGTGGAAAGACTGCTTTGAATGTTGGCGGTGCAAAAAATCAAATCGGAACATTCTATCCAGCCACCGAAGTGGTCTTGGTCAAGTCCTTGTTGTTGTCACAGCCACCATCCCGCACCTTTGAAGGTTTCGGGGAGCTTCTGAAAATTGCCTTGATTGAAGGGGGAATTTTATGGGCTCAGCTTTCTCGTGAATATGAAGTGAATGCGGAAGTTTTGTGGAAGTATTTGGAAGCGGGTATTAAAGCGAAATACAAGGTCGTTAAAAAAGACCCTGAAGAAAAAAAAGGTCTGCGCCATGTCCTGAATCTGGGGCATACCGTTGGGCATGTTCTTGAAAGCTATTATGAGCTTCCGCACGGCATTTCTATCAACTACGGTTTGGAATTCGCGCTTCGCTGGAGTGTGGAAAAGAAGATCATGGCCAGGGAAGATTTTGATAGATTGCAGCGTCAGCCAGTGATGGCCTATCTGCTTTCTGCCTCGGCGGATCAGTTGTGGGATGTGAAGGCAAATGTCCTCAAAGAATTCCGACGCTTGCTTTTGAACGACAAGAAGAAAACAAAATCTGAAACATTGCGCTTCGTCTTTATCAAAAAGGCCGGTCAGACGGTTATTAAAGAAGTTCCTGTCGATGACATTCTGGTCGAGATTTGTCGTCAAAGAGAAGAAGAGTTGAATGGGTAA
- a CDS encoding 3-phosphoshikimate 1-carboxyvinyltransferase, with protein sequence MGNFRFRGDIPGSKSVFNRALIVQSYFPVLDLRGFSECDDVRHMREGLKDIRDRSRIDCGEGGTTFRFMALRASRHRGVHILEAATRLLERPQKGLLDLLNQLGVQTHIKRNELYVISEGWKRPRGPIFVDTSESSQYASALVLNAWLLDFDLEFELVGDRVSESYFDLTMKMLRYLGMRYQKTPKGYLIPAGQRIEKLQYDIEADLSSGFTMAAAGALAGESVITNFPLQSQQPDKVFVDILKRMGAEVELSENTLRVVKPTILKSVDCDLYQSPDLFPVLAVLCSWAEGTSKLYNAPHLVKKESNRIQRVSDLLSLVGVRHEILPDGMIIHGDPQQKLVKKVSFNPDKDHRMVMAASLMKLKGHGITIEEPQAINKSFPEFWEMIGLQP encoded by the coding sequence ATGGGTAATTTTCGCTTTCGCGGAGACATTCCGGGATCCAAATCTGTATTTAACCGCGCTTTGATTGTGCAAAGTTATTTCCCTGTTTTGGATCTTCGAGGTTTTTCCGAATGCGATGACGTTCGCCATATGCGTGAAGGTCTTAAAGACATTCGCGATCGCAGCCGCATCGACTGCGGTGAAGGTGGGACCACTTTTCGCTTTATGGCCCTGCGAGCTTCGAGACATCGAGGCGTGCATATTCTGGAAGCGGCCACGCGCTTGTTGGAGCGGCCTCAAAAAGGTTTGTTGGATCTTTTAAATCAGTTGGGCGTGCAAACTCATATCAAACGTAATGAGTTGTATGTCATCAGTGAAGGTTGGAAAAGACCACGCGGCCCCATCTTTGTGGATACTTCCGAGTCCAGTCAGTATGCATCTGCATTGGTTTTGAATGCCTGGCTGTTGGATTTTGATTTGGAGTTCGAGCTGGTCGGTGATCGTGTTTCAGAATCCTATTTTGATTTGACGATGAAGATGCTTCGCTATTTGGGTATGCGCTATCAAAAGACGCCCAAGGGTTATTTGATTCCCGCGGGACAAAGAATTGAAAAGTTGCAGTATGATATTGAAGCGGATTTAAGTTCAGGCTTCACAATGGCCGCGGCAGGGGCCTTGGCTGGTGAGAGTGTTATTACCAACTTTCCTTTACAGAGTCAGCAACCCGACAAAGTTTTTGTCGATATCTTAAAGCGCATGGGCGCAGAGGTTGAGCTTTCCGAAAATACATTGAGAGTTGTTAAGCCCACGATATTGAAATCTGTTGATTGTGACTTGTATCAGTCACCCGATCTCTTCCCGGTTTTGGCTGTGTTGTGCAGCTGGGCGGAGGGAACTTCGAAGCTATATAACGCTCCTCATTTGGTGAAGAAAGAATCCAATCGGATTCAGAGAGTCTCGGATCTTTTGTCTCTTGTGGGGGTTCGGCATGAAATATTGCCTGATGGCATGATCATTCATGGAGATCCTCAACAAAAGCTGGTGAAAAAAGTATCGTTTAATCCTGATAAAGATCATCGCATGGTGATGGCGGCATCTTTGATGAAACTTAAAGGGCACGGCATCACGATCGAGGAGCCTCAGGCCATCAACAAAAGCTTTCCTGAGTTTTGGGAAATGATAGGACTTCAACCATGA